Proteins encoded together in one Epinephelus lanceolatus isolate andai-2023 chromosome 4, ASM4190304v1, whole genome shotgun sequence window:
- the LOC144462865 gene encoding uncharacterized protein LOC144462865, which translates to MAQFIHLLLLLGMCHVAETAHNERQVWLLEGSSATFPFPPVPVGRTIKYCGRGGSKCECNSNKCKSNNLSLPGVTVIGSDLTITNITRENDGINLCYDSPANHQCVHLNVSIGCSESHNITFAKGQLKHNVMTVADCRRLCTEDPSCQYFTFYTDKKNCFLRTSRHDMLIQLHSAAVSGNDCGLRFYQKHKSWIDALQHCHNENSTLVQITNQTVQDTVNSVLQNKSGLDVGVWIGLERSIFGVNVPWQWISGERVKEPHWSSSAFDDPLNNHCGKVIQVEGSQEFKWLDEDCHKELPFICQGKLLFGFPPILT; encoded by the exons ATGGCACAGTTCATCCATCTCTTGCTGCTGCTGGGTATGTGTCATGTTGCAGAAACAGCTCACAATGAAAGACAGGTGTGGCTGCTGGAGGGAAGCAGTGCCACTTTCCCATTTCCACCAGTTCCTGTAGGTCGGACCATTAAATACTGTGGCAGAGGAGGCAGCAAGTGTGAATGTAATTCAAACAAGTGCAAGTCCAATAATCTCAGCCTCCCCGGAGTCACAGTGATTGGCAGCGACCTGACCATTACCAACATTACGCGAGAGAATGATGGGATCAACCTCTGCTATGATTCCCCTGCAAACCATCAGTGTGTGCATCTGAATGTGTCAATAG GTTGTTCAGAGTCGCATAATATTACGTTTGCAAAAGGTCAACTCAAACACAACGTGATGACTGTTGCTGACTGCAGGAGACTCTGTACTGAAGATCCCTCCTGCCAATACTTCACATTTTATACAGA CAAGAAAAACTGTTTCCTGAGGACATCAAGACATGACATGTTGATACAACTTCATTCAGCTGCTGTCTCAGGGAACGACTGTG GTCTCCGGTTCTACCAGAAACACAAAAGCTGGATTGATGCCCTGCAGCACTGCCACAACGAGAACTCCACCCTGGTTCAAATCACCAACCAGACAGTGCAGGACACAGTGAACTCTGTCCTACAAAATAAGAGCGGCTTGGATGTTGGAGTGTGGATCGGCCTGGAGCGCTCCATCTTTGGTGTAAACGTCCCCTGGCAGTGGATTTCAGGGGAAAGAGTAAAGGAACCTCATTGGAGCAGTAGCGCTTTTGACGACCCCTTAAACAACCACTGTGGAAAGGTCATCCAGGTGGAAGGGTCACAAGAATTCAAGTGGCTGGACGAAGACTGCCATAAAGAGCTGCCTTTCATCTGCCAAGGTAAGCTGCTGTTTGGTTTTCCACCCATTCTGACATGA